The following proteins come from a genomic window of Nothobranchius furzeri strain GRZ-AD chromosome 1, NfurGRZ-RIMD1, whole genome shotgun sequence:
- the LOC107393272 gene encoding uncharacterized protein isoform X2, translating into MDHERFIIEVQHHAVLYDCSHAFYKDHTRTERAWNEIAATLGSTANDCKSRWKQLRDSFVKYRKKTSLPSGAAGGSQKDWKYAELMSFLIPFLQSRSSKINLGPMPTSGTVEGVEAGEDEKLETPSSQESCAPSPIPHLPVVPTSEDVERVFESGSPGERAQPPGQEMKRRNTQVSDLEDRLMGVQPNTEQDEAYHFALSTVPLLLNLNKTRRRQAKREIMRVLDLLNEEEEGEQVAAFHVKAECTYPL; encoded by the exons ATGGACCACGAGAGATTCATCATAGAGGTGCAACACCACGCCGTTTTATATGATTGCTCGCATGCTTTCTATAAGGACCACACCAGAACGGAGAGGGCATGGAATGAAATAGCAGCAACTCTGGGAAGTACGG CCAATGACTGCAAGTCTCGATGGAAGCAGCTCAGAGACTCCTTTGTAAAGTACAGAAAAAAAACATCCCTTCCAAGTGGCGCAGCAGGTGGGTCCCAGAAAGACTGGAAGTATGCTGAGTTAATGTCTTTTCTCATCCCATTCCTCCAGTCAAGAAG TTCTAAAATCAACTTGGGCCCCATGCCCACATCAGGGACTGTAGAAGGGGTGGAAGCAGGAGAGGATGAAAAGTTAGAGACCCCGTCATCACAAGAATCATGTGCACCTTCACCAATTCCACACCTTCCAGTGGTTCCAACATCAGAGGACGTGGAGCGTGTGTTTGAGTCTGGAAGCCCCGGAGAGAGAGCTCAGCCTCCTGGacaggagatgaagaggaggaacaCACAGGTTTCAGATTTGGAGGACAGATTAATGGGTGTACAGCCCAATACAGAACAGGATGAGGCTTATCATTTTGCTCTGAGCACAGTCCCTCTCTTATTAAACCTGAATAAAACTAGAAGGCGACAGGCAAAGCGGGAAATAATGAGAGTACTTGATCTCCTCAATGAGGAAGAGGAAGGGGAGCAAGTTGCTGCATTTCATGTAAAAGCGGAGTGTACTTACCCATTGTAG
- the LOC107393272 gene encoding uncharacterized protein isoform X1 produces the protein MDHERFIIEVQHHAVLYDCSHAFYKDHTRTERAWNEIAATLGSTENQNPLLQRVKNCVLHTSLQHIKQANDCKSRWKQLRDSFVKYRKKTSLPSGAAGGSQKDWKYAELMSFLIPFLQSRSSKINLGPMPTSGTVEGVEAGEDEKLETPSSQESCAPSPIPHLPVVPTSEDVERVFESGSPGERAQPPGQEMKRRNTQVSDLEDRLMGVQPNTEQDEAYHFALSTVPLLLNLNKTRRRQAKREIMRVLDLLNEEEEGEQVAAFHVKAECTYPL, from the exons ATGGACCACGAGAGATTCATCATAGAGGTGCAACACCACGCCGTTTTATATGATTGCTCGCATGCTTTCTATAAGGACCACACCAGAACGGAGAGGGCATGGAATGAAATAGCAGCAACTCTGGGAAGTACGG aaaatcaaaatcctctcctccagagagTGAAGAACTGCGTTCTGCATACATCACTCCAGCACataaaacaag CCAATGACTGCAAGTCTCGATGGAAGCAGCTCAGAGACTCCTTTGTAAAGTACAGAAAAAAAACATCCCTTCCAAGTGGCGCAGCAGGTGGGTCCCAGAAAGACTGGAAGTATGCTGAGTTAATGTCTTTTCTCATCCCATTCCTCCAGTCAAGAAG TTCTAAAATCAACTTGGGCCCCATGCCCACATCAGGGACTGTAGAAGGGGTGGAAGCAGGAGAGGATGAAAAGTTAGAGACCCCGTCATCACAAGAATCATGTGCACCTTCACCAATTCCACACCTTCCAGTGGTTCCAACATCAGAGGACGTGGAGCGTGTGTTTGAGTCTGGAAGCCCCGGAGAGAGAGCTCAGCCTCCTGGacaggagatgaagaggaggaacaCACAGGTTTCAGATTTGGAGGACAGATTAATGGGTGTACAGCCCAATACAGAACAGGATGAGGCTTATCATTTTGCTCTGAGCACAGTCCCTCTCTTATTAAACCTGAATAAAACTAGAAGGCGACAGGCAAAGCGGGAAATAATGAGAGTACTTGATCTCCTCAATGAGGAAGAGGAAGGGGAGCAAGTTGCTGCATTTCATGTAAAAGCGGAGTGTACTTACCCATTGTAG
- the dok3 gene encoding docking protein 3, with protein MDLIFKEGMLHLQTVKFGKKTWRKVRMVLFKPSSTGVGRLEFCTMSDTSSFSEHMKPGRQKTTEKKVVRLSDCLSVTPAVRESCPAGSTAFYVHTTQSTYTFASTSSPDWISALCLLAFQKDPGDADKGEFERGNGLTMADNDLYSSWKSGRTPAPNQYQVKVQTTEASKRCKLSGEYLVSTEKDDLVLSDISGGVVYCWPYRLLRKFGHIEGGFSIEAGRRCDSGEGIFVFLTQNGTEIFQTIAHQCSVKKDVSVQYLQRTSVPAVVRPVVPPAAAAQVPAPPALTDREDGDTEDRSVCEYSTIRVPSVEGVKHLSLISKELMEEGEDEEERCHSLDAMDQEKNRENSIYYNLRRASHPSIRETQTVARGCTYSFVGKQKFSSDSDKCVDYKPFSLQLSAADDSDRRAYGTQEVDDMKEGEDATGSPTHIGPTEAPGSFKHRLAEIISKDMTKFQPPFPYGTSNPTVFQ; from the exons ATGGATCTTATCTTCAAGGAGGGGATGCTGCACCTTCAGACAGTTAAGTTTGGAAAG aagacGTGGCGTAAAGTACGCATGGTTCTCTTCAAGCCCAGCTCCACTGGAGTGGGCCGGCTGGAGTTCTGCACCATGTCGGACACCAGCTCCTTCAGCGAGCACATGAAACCCGGTCGGCAGAAGACGACAGAGAAGAAAGTGGTGCGTCTAAGTGACTGTCTCAGTGTGACTCCTGCTGTGAGGGAGTCCTGTCCTGCTGGTTCCACCGCCTTCTACGTCCACACcacgcagtccacctacaccttcgCCTCCACGTCCAGCCCGGACTGGATCAGCGCCCTCTGTCTGCTTGCCTTCCAG AAAGATCctggagatgcagacaaaggggaATTTGAGAGAGGAAATGGCTTGACCATGGCAGACAATGACCTTTACTCATCATGGAAAAGTG GCCGGACTCCTGCACCAAACCAGTACCAAGTGAAGGTTCAGACCACCGAGGCGTCTAAAAGGTGTAAGCTGTCTGGAGAGTATCTGGTGTCCACAGAAAAGGACGATTTGGTTCTGAGTGACATTTCTGGTGGAGTCGTCTACTGCTGGCCCTACAGGCTCCTGCGTAAATTTGGACACATTGAG GGAGGCTTCAGCATCGAAGCAGGACGCCGCTGTGACTCAGGAGAAGGAATCTTTGTCTTCCTGACCCAAAACGGGACGGAGATCTTCCAGACCATAGCTCATCAGTGTTCTGTGAAGAAGGACGTGAGTGTCCAATACCTCCAAAGGACATCAGTCCCTGCTGTTGTGCGCCCTGTTGTTCCTCCAGCTGCAGCCGCCCAGGTCCCTGCTCCTCCTGCACTCACAGACAGAGAGGACGGAGACACAGAGGACAGATCTGTCTGTGAATACTCCACCATCCGTGTCCCCTCAGTGGAGGGTGTGAAGCACCTGAGCCTCATCAGCAAGGAGTTGATGGAGGAaggtgaggatgaggaggagcggTGCCACTCCCTGGATGCTATGGATCAGGAGAAGAACAGGGAGAACAGCATTTACTACAACCTGAGGAGAGCCTCGCATCCTTCCATCAGAGAAACCCAGACTGTTGCTCGCGGTTGCACCTACTCCTTTGTGGGCAAACAGAAGTTTTCCTCGGACTCGGACAAATGTGTCGATTACAAACCCTTCAGTCTGCAACTGTCTGCAGCAGACGACAGCGACCGTCGGGCGTACGGCACCCAGGAAGTGGATGACATGAAGGAAGGCGAGGATGCCACAGGCTCCCCCACCCACATCGGCCCCACAGAGGCCCCTGGCAGCTTCAAACACAGACTGGCTGAAATCATTTCCAAGGACATGACAAAGTTCCAGCCACCTTTTCCCTACGGAACCAGCAACCCCACGGTTTTCCAGTAG
- the LOC107392987 gene encoding probable ATP-dependent RNA helicase DDX41, with protein sequence METESRPKKRSYGEEEKSGSEGSEDDDYVPYVPVKIRKQQMLQKMLRLRGKAVDEEQKDSGEEQRDEDEGLGPRSNISLLDQHQHLKEKAEARKESAKEKQLKEEEKILESVAEGRALMSVKEMAKGIIYDDPIKTSWKAPRYILNMPDTRHERVRKKFHILVDGEGIPAPIKSFREMKFPPAILKGLKKKGIVHPTPIQIQGIPTVLSGRDMIGIAFTGSGKTLVFTLPIIMFALEQEKRLPFFKREGPYGLIICPSRELARQTHGIIEYYCKLLEEEGAPQMRTALCIGGMSVKEQMEVVKHGVHMMVATPGRLMDLLQKKMVSLDICRYLALDEADRMIDMGFEEDIRTIFSYFKGQRQTLLFSATMPKKIQNFAKSALVKPVTINVGRAGAASLDVIQEVEYVKEEAKMVYLLECLQKTPPPVLIFAEKKADVDAIHEYLLLKGVEAVAIHGGKDQEERTKAIEAFKEGKKDVLVATDVASKGLDFPAIQHVVNYDMPEEIENYVHRIGRTGRSGKTGIATTFINKGCDESVLMDLKALLVEAKQKVPPVLQVLQTGDETMLDIGGERGCTFCGGLGHRITDCPKLEAMQTKQVTNIGRKDYLAHSSMDF encoded by the exons ATGGAGACAGAAAGTCGTCCCAAAAAG AGATCCTATGGAGAGGAAGAGAAGTCTGGCTCAGAAGGGTCGGAGGATGACGACTATGTTCCTTATGTTCCCGTCAAAATTCGAAAACAACAAATG CTACAGAAGATGCTACGTCTGCGGGGAAAGGCCGTAGATGAGGAGCAGAAGGACTCTGGAGAAGAGCAGCGGGATGAAGACGAGGGTCTGGGTCCGCGCTCCAATATAAGTCTTCTTGATCAGCATCAGCATCTAAAGGAAAAAGCAGAAG ctcgtAAAGAGTCGGCCAAAGAGAAGCAGCTGAAGGAGGAAGAGAAGATTCTTGAGAGTGTTGCAGAAGGCAGAG ctctgaTGTCTGTGAAGGAAATGGCCAAAGGCATCATCTATGATGACCCAATCAAAACCAG CTGGAAGGCACCACGCTACATTCTGAACATGCCGGACACACGACACGAACGCGTCAGGAAGAAGTTCCACATTCTGGTCGATGGAGAGGGAATCCCCGCTCCCATCAAAAGCTTCAGGGAGATGAAGTTTCCACCAG CGATCCTAAAAGGTTTAAAAAAGAAAGGAATCGTGCACCCAACTCCGATTCAAATCCAGGGAATCCCCACGGT tttgtCAGGTCGAGACATGATTGGCATCGCCTTCACTGGATCAGGAAAGACTTTGGTCTTCACCCTGCCCATCATCATGTTTGCCCTTGAGCAGGAGAAGAGGCTGCCGTTCTTTAAGAGAGAGGGACCGTATGGACTCATCATCTGTCCCTCG CGAGAGTTAGCGCGGCAGACACACGGCATCATTGAGTATTACTGCAAGCTGCTGGAGGAGGAAGGAGCTCCCCAGATGCGCACTGCCCTCTGCATCGGAGGAATGTCCGTCAAGGAGCAGATGGAGGTGGTGAAACA CGGCGTCCACATGATGGTCGCCACCCCTGGGAGACTGATGGACTTGCTGCAGAAGAAGATGGTCAGTCTCGACATCTGCCGCTACCTGGCTCTTGATGAAGCAGACAGAATGATCGACATGGGTTTCGAGGAAGACATCAGGACCATCTTCTCCTACTTCAAG ggaCAAAGACAAACATTGCTGTTCAGTGCTACCATGCCCAAGAAGATCCAGAACTTTGCAAAGAGCGCTCTGGTCAAACCGGTCACTATTAACGTGGGCCGGGCCGGAGCTGCCAGTTTAGACGTCATCCAA GAAGTAGAATACGTCAAAGAGGAGGCCAAGATGGTGTACCTCCTGGAGTGTCTGCAGAAAACGCCACCTCCA GTGCTGATCTTTGCTGAGAAGAAGGCCGATGTGGATGCCATCCATGAGTATCTGCTGCTAAAGGGAGTGGAGGCGGTGGCCATACATGGAGGCAAAG atcaagaagaaagaactaaagcaATCGAGGCTTTTAAGGAAGGAAAGAAAGATGTTCTAGTTGCCACGGATGTTGCCTCCAAAGGTTTGGATTTCCCTGCTATTCAGCACGTGGTGAACTACGACATGCCTGAAGAGATAGAAAACTATG TCCACAGAATAGGAAGAACTGGTCGATCTGGAAAGACTGGGATCGCTACAACATTCATCAACAAAGGCTGTG ACGAATCTGTACTGATGGATCTAAAAGCTCTGCTGGTTGAAGCCAAGCAGAAGGTTCCTCCGGTCCTCCAGGTGCTGCAGACGGGAGACGAAACCATGCTGGACATCGGAG GAGAGAGGGGCTGCACGTTCTGCGGCGGTCTCGGCCATCGCATCACAGACTGTCCCAAGCTGGAGGCCATGCAGACCAAACAGGTCACCAACATCGGGCGCAAAGACTACCTGGCTCATAGCTCGATGGACTTCTAG
- the atoh1b gene encoding protein atonal homolog 1b codes for MTCRPRTDTDMAAKAQLSSWPEYPDEFALLQQRNLVGSVKTWISSDSVRAFPATDTRLSPEKMGELHECMSTTTAIVEAGQGGKAADGGKTGALGPQRHRRVAANARERRRMHGLNKAFDELRSVIPSLENEKKLSKYDTLQMAQIYITELSDLLAGVVHKECRSPADKTPRRSLIHSIRPPASAQSQPLLTGEQHQHQQREPPASINHLIILGPPHGLESSASGACSSSSDGESSPLSDTEDSHCGRQ; via the coding sequence ATGACCTGCAGGCCGCGCACAGACACAGACATGGCCGCGAAGGCGCAACTCTCCAGCTGGCCTGAATATCCAGATGAGTTCGCCCTGCTGCAGCAGAGGAACTTGGTCGGCAGCGTCAAaacttggatttcttctgattctgTTCGCGCTTTTCCAGCTACAGACACGCGGCTTTCCCCTGAGAAGATGGGAGAACTCCACGAGTGCATGTCCACAACGACAGCCATCGTCGAGGCCGGCCAGGGAGGAAAGGCTGCTGATGGTGGCAAGACGGGCGCGTTGGGTCCCCAGAGACACCGGCGCGTTGCAGCCAACGCACGCGAGAGGAGGAGGATGCACGGGCTGAATAAAGCCTTCGACGAGCTGAGGAGCGTCATCCCCTCCTTGGAGAACGAGAAGAAGTTATCCAAGTATGACACCCTCCAGATGGCGCAGATTTACATCACGGAGCTGTCTGACCTCCTGGCGGGTGTGGTGCACAAAGAGTGCAGGAGTCCGGCGGACAAGACCCCCAGGAGGAGTCTGATCCACTCCATCCGCCCTCCAGCCAGCGCGCAGAGCCAACCCCTGCTGACCGGAGAGCAGCATCAGCACCAGCAGCGAGAGCCACCAGCCTCCATCAACCACCTGATCATCCTCGGACCTCCACATGGCTTAGAATCCAGCGCATCGGGGGCCTGCTCCAGCAGCAGCGATGGGGAGTCCTCCCCCCTCAGCGACACGGAGGACAGTCATTGTGGGAGACAGTGA